A region of Streptomyces sp. NBC_01264 DNA encodes the following proteins:
- a CDS encoding MerR family transcriptional regulator, whose translation MTTQAPEPASLTVDELAARAGVTVRTVRFYSTRGLLPPPVIGPRRVGRYGPEHLSRLALIEELQHQGMTLSAIERYLDALPDDLSAHDLAIHRALVATWAPDAALDSSRAELEKRAGRTLTETDIRRLAAMNVLTATPEGFRVDVGLLRLGVALLDVPIAHETILAAREVLLGHARTAAHQLTALFRDEVWGPFTEGESDPERVESMKALSAHMQPMVVQALVTAFQRSLKEELRAAFVSEPVGSGHGDDLQDHHEAR comes from the coding sequence ATGACCACCCAGGCACCGGAGCCGGCGTCGCTGACCGTCGACGAACTGGCGGCCAGGGCGGGTGTGACCGTCCGCACCGTACGGTTCTACAGCACCCGCGGGCTTTTGCCCCCTCCCGTGATCGGACCCCGTCGGGTGGGCCGCTACGGCCCGGAGCACCTGTCCCGCCTCGCGCTCATCGAGGAGTTGCAGCACCAGGGCATGACCCTCTCCGCCATCGAGCGCTACCTCGACGCGCTCCCCGACGACCTGAGCGCGCACGATCTGGCCATCCACCGCGCGCTGGTGGCGACCTGGGCCCCCGACGCGGCGCTGGACTCCTCGCGCGCGGAGCTGGAGAAACGGGCCGGGCGGACGCTGACGGAGACCGACATCCGGCGGCTGGCGGCCATGAACGTGCTGACGGCGACCCCGGAGGGCTTCCGGGTGGACGTGGGACTGCTGCGGCTGGGGGTCGCGCTGCTCGACGTGCCGATCGCCCACGAGACGATCCTGGCGGCGCGCGAGGTGCTGCTCGGGCACGCGCGGACGGCGGCGCACCAGCTGACCGCGCTCTTCCGGGACGAGGTGTGGGGGCCGTTCACGGAGGGCGAGAGCGATCCGGAGCGGGTGGAGTCGATGAAGGCGCTGTCCGCACACATGCAGCCGATGGTGGTGCAGGCCCTGGTGACCGCCTTCCAGCGGTCGCTCAAGGAGGAATTGCGGGCTGCCTTCGTATCGGAGCCGGTAGGTTCGGGCCATGGCGATGATCTACAAGACCACCATGAAGCCCGGTAA
- a CDS encoding maltokinase N-terminal cap-like domain-containing protein gives MAMIYKTTMKPGKTELLTAWLPTRPWYASTGHAPELDRSGGFRLDDPEGEVGIEFMVLTDHSGGRETSYLVPLTYRGAPLDGAGAALVGTSEHGVLGTRWIYDGAHDPVLVGQLLALLQGRAVAQDQCDSGVSDPSVTPWFAGPELPADLPRGRPDVTDTARGTDVRLPGAPVLTLTRVLRPGDSGPQDTTAAAGGLTAGWTTLDGAAYRGVFVELHTAGDAAF, from the coding sequence ATGGCGATGATCTACAAGACCACCATGAAGCCCGGTAAGACGGAGCTGCTCACTGCCTGGCTTCCGACGCGGCCGTGGTACGCGTCCACGGGACACGCCCCCGAGCTCGACCGCTCGGGCGGGTTCCGGCTCGACGACCCGGAGGGCGAGGTCGGCATCGAGTTCATGGTGCTCACCGACCACTCGGGCGGCCGGGAAACCTCCTACCTGGTGCCGCTCACCTACCGCGGCGCCCCGCTCGACGGCGCCGGGGCCGCATTGGTGGGCACCTCCGAACACGGGGTGCTCGGCACCCGCTGGATCTACGACGGCGCCCACGACCCGGTGCTCGTGGGCCAGTTGCTCGCCCTGCTGCAGGGCCGCGCCGTGGCGCAGGACCAGTGCGACAGCGGGGTGAGCGACCCCTCGGTCACACCGTGGTTCGCGGGACCGGAACTCCCGGCGGACCTCCCGCGGGGACGGCCGGACGTCACCGACACCGCGCGGGGCACGGACGTACGCCTGCCCGGCGCCCCGGTGCTGACGCTCACGCGCGTCCTGCGGCCCGGGGATTCCGGGCCGCAGGACACCACGGCGGCCGCCGGCGGGCTCACCGCCGGCTGGACCACGCTGGACGGAGCGGCGTACCGGGGCGTGTTCGTGGAGCTGCACACCGCCGGCGACGCCGCCTTCTGA
- the aspT gene encoding aspartate-alanine antiporter — MIDFLVRNIFKPHPELLVFITVAFGFLVGKLRWKAIGLGAVTGCLIMGLIFGAQFKITIDGTVKNLFFTMFLFALGYKVGPQFFRGLKKDGLPQVLNAVIVCVTGLLVSWGFAVMLGYGPGLSAGLLGGALTQSAVIGVAQDAIGNLPGLSPSEITDQQNLVAVGYAVTYPLGTILCALLLANVLPRLYRRNLAAESAQLAKELDAPSDDPDLHEGYYEVVLRAYTIQRPDLVGRTIDDFENQQKALGQRIYITRIRRDGAIIDHTQQTVLREGDVVAVSALRESLVSFDARTHIGPEADDVELLGYQTENLHVVASEKAQLGKTIAELRAEPFMVGVYVDKLYRSGSEFPYRLSTQLERGDTLILSGPKRLVDSAGRAIGKPVPTSFATDMIWVGLGIFLGGCLGIPALTAGGVPISLSTSGGALIMGLVFGWIRGRYPTYGNVPPGAQWFMDTLGLCLFVAVVGLNAGPSFTSGLASAGWGLLLWGAVITLIPLLVGFLVGHYIQKIRFPILMGVLAGGQTTTAAIGAVNEESKSQVPTLGYTIPYAVSNVLLTIWGAVIVLLNH; from the coding sequence ATGATCGACTTCCTCGTACGGAACATCTTCAAGCCCCATCCCGAACTCCTGGTCTTCATCACCGTCGCCTTCGGCTTCCTCGTCGGCAAACTGCGGTGGAAGGCCATCGGGCTGGGCGCGGTCACGGGCTGCCTCATCATGGGCCTGATCTTCGGTGCCCAGTTCAAGATCACCATCGACGGGACCGTGAAGAACCTCTTCTTCACGATGTTCCTCTTCGCCCTCGGCTACAAGGTCGGCCCGCAGTTCTTCCGCGGCCTCAAGAAGGACGGCCTGCCGCAGGTCCTCAACGCGGTCATCGTCTGTGTCACCGGCCTGCTCGTCTCCTGGGGCTTCGCCGTGATGCTCGGCTACGGCCCCGGGCTCAGCGCGGGCCTCCTCGGCGGCGCGCTCACCCAGTCCGCCGTCATCGGCGTCGCCCAGGACGCGATCGGGAACCTTCCCGGACTCAGCCCGTCCGAGATCACGGACCAGCAGAACCTGGTCGCGGTCGGCTACGCCGTCACCTACCCCCTCGGCACCATCCTCTGCGCGCTGCTCCTGGCCAACGTGCTGCCCCGGCTCTACCGCCGGAACCTGGCCGCCGAGAGCGCCCAGCTCGCCAAGGAGCTCGACGCGCCCAGCGACGACCCCGACCTCCACGAGGGCTACTACGAGGTCGTCCTGCGGGCCTACACCATCCAGCGGCCCGACCTCGTGGGCCGGACCATCGACGACTTCGAGAACCAGCAGAAGGCCCTGGGCCAGCGGATCTACATCACCCGGATCCGCCGGGACGGCGCGATCATCGACCACACCCAGCAGACCGTTCTGCGCGAGGGCGACGTCGTCGCCGTCAGCGCCCTGCGCGAATCCCTCGTCTCGTTCGACGCACGTACGCACATCGGCCCCGAGGCCGACGACGTCGAACTCCTCGGCTACCAGACGGAGAACCTGCACGTGGTCGCCTCCGAGAAGGCGCAGCTGGGCAAGACCATCGCGGAGCTGCGGGCCGAGCCCTTCATGGTCGGCGTCTACGTCGACAAGCTCTACCGGTCCGGTTCGGAGTTCCCCTACCGGCTCTCCACCCAGCTGGAGCGCGGCGACACCCTGATCCTCTCCGGCCCCAAGCGCCTGGTGGACTCGGCCGGCCGGGCCATCGGCAAGCCGGTCCCGACCAGCTTCGCCACCGACATGATCTGGGTCGGCCTCGGCATCTTCCTCGGCGGTTGCCTCGGCATCCCGGCCCTCACCGCCGGCGGGGTGCCGATCTCGCTGTCCACCTCGGGCGGCGCACTCATCATGGGCCTCGTCTTCGGCTGGATCCGCGGCAGGTACCCGACCTACGGCAACGTCCCGCCCGGGGCCCAGTGGTTCATGGACACCCTCGGCCTCTGTCTCTTCGTCGCGGTCGTCGGCCTCAATGCCGGACCCAGCTTCACCAGCGGCCTCGCCTCCGCCGGGTGGGGGCTGCTGCTCTGGGGTGCGGTCATCACGCTGATCCCGCTGCTGGTGGGCTTCCTGGTGGGCCACTACATCCAGAAGATCCGTTTCCCGATCCTCATGGGCGTACTGGCCGGCGGCCAGACCACCACGGCGGCGATCGGAGCCGTCAACGAGGAGTCCAAATCCCAGGTGCCGACGCTCGGTTACACGATCCCCTACGCGGTCAGCAACGTCCTGCTGACGATCTGGGGCGCCGTGATCGTCCTCCTCAACCACTGA
- a CDS encoding 3-hydroxyacyl-CoA dehydrogenase NAD-binding domain-containing protein: protein MSESTTIRWEQDETGVVTLVLDDPNQSANTMNQAFKDSIAAIADRAEAERDSIRGIIFTSAKKTFFAGGDLKDMIQLRPEHAQLAFETGTAIKASLRRIETLGKPVVAAINGAALGGGYEICLASHHRVALDAPGSRIGLPEVTLGLLPAGGGVTRTVRLMGIADALLKVLLQGTQYTPQRALDNGLVHELAATPEEMLTKARAFIDANPESKQPWDVSGYRIPGGTPSNPKFAANLPAFPANLKKQLNGAPYPAPRNILACAVEGAQVDFETALTIEARYFTELVTGQTAKNMIQAFFFDLQAVNAGRSRPQGVAPRQVSKVAVIGAGMMGAGIAYSCARAGIEVVLKDVTAEAAVKGKAYSEKILDKALSRGRTTEAKRAELLARITPTAEAADVAGCDAVIEAVFEDTALKHKVFQEIQEYLTPDALLCSNTSTLPITGLAEGVSRPADFIGLHFFSPVDKMPLVEIIKGERTGDEAIARAFDLVRQINKTPIVVNDSRGFFTSRVIGQFINEGVAMVGEGIEPASIEQAAAQAGYPAKVLSLMDELTLTLPRKIRNETRKAFEAEGRDWAEHPADAVIDRMVDEFGRPGRSGGGGFYAYDEAGKRAGIWPGLREHFGKAGAEIPFEDMKERMLFSEALDTVRCFDEGVLTSYADANIGSIMGIGFPAWTGGVIQYINGYEGGLAGFVARARELAEQYGERFTPPASLVEKAGRGETYAD, encoded by the coding sequence ATGAGCGAGTCCACCACGATCCGCTGGGAACAGGACGAGACCGGCGTCGTCACCCTGGTCCTCGACGACCCGAACCAGTCCGCCAACACGATGAACCAGGCCTTCAAGGACTCCATCGCAGCGATCGCCGACCGCGCCGAGGCCGAGAGGGACTCCATCCGGGGCATCATCTTCACCTCCGCCAAGAAGACCTTCTTCGCGGGCGGCGACCTCAAGGACATGATCCAACTGCGCCCCGAGCACGCGCAGCTGGCCTTCGAGACCGGCACCGCCATCAAGGCCTCGCTGCGCCGCATCGAGACCCTCGGCAAGCCCGTCGTCGCCGCCATCAACGGCGCCGCCCTCGGCGGCGGTTACGAGATCTGCCTGGCCTCCCACCACCGGGTGGCCCTCGACGCGCCCGGCTCCAGGATCGGCCTGCCCGAGGTCACCCTCGGCCTGCTCCCGGCCGGCGGCGGCGTCACCCGCACCGTCCGCCTGATGGGCATCGCCGACGCGCTCCTCAAGGTGCTGCTGCAGGGGACCCAGTACACCCCCCAGCGCGCCCTGGACAACGGCCTGGTGCACGAACTAGCCGCCACGCCCGAGGAGATGCTTACCAAGGCGCGCGCCTTCATCGACGCGAACCCGGAGTCGAAGCAGCCGTGGGACGTCTCGGGCTACCGGATCCCCGGCGGCACGCCGTCGAACCCGAAGTTCGCCGCCAACCTCCCGGCCTTCCCCGCCAACTTGAAGAAGCAGCTGAACGGGGCCCCGTACCCGGCCCCGCGCAACATCCTGGCCTGCGCCGTCGAAGGCGCCCAGGTGGACTTCGAGACGGCGCTGACGATCGAGGCCCGCTACTTCACCGAGCTGGTCACCGGGCAGACCGCCAAGAACATGATCCAGGCGTTCTTCTTCGACCTCCAGGCCGTCAACGCCGGCCGCAGCCGCCCGCAGGGCGTGGCGCCCCGCCAGGTCTCCAAGGTGGCCGTGATCGGCGCCGGCATGATGGGCGCGGGCATCGCCTACTCCTGCGCCCGCGCGGGCATCGAGGTGGTGCTGAAGGACGTCACCGCCGAGGCCGCCGTCAAGGGCAAGGCGTACTCCGAGAAGATCCTCGACAAGGCCCTGTCCCGCGGCCGCACCACCGAGGCCAAGCGCGCCGAGCTGCTCGCCCGGATCACCCCGACCGCCGAGGCCGCCGACGTGGCGGGCTGCGACGCCGTCATCGAGGCCGTCTTCGAGGACACCGCCCTCAAGCACAAGGTGTTCCAGGAGATCCAGGAGTACCTCACCCCCGACGCGCTGCTCTGCTCCAACACCTCCACGCTGCCCATCACTGGCCTGGCGGAAGGGGTTTCGCGCCCCGCCGACTTCATCGGGCTGCACTTCTTCTCGCCCGTGGACAAGATGCCGCTGGTGGAGATCATCAAGGGCGAGCGCACCGGCGACGAGGCCATCGCCCGCGCCTTCGACCTCGTACGGCAGATCAACAAGACCCCCATCGTGGTCAACGACTCGCGCGGGTTCTTCACCTCGCGGGTCATCGGCCAGTTCATCAACGAGGGCGTCGCCATGGTCGGCGAGGGCATCGAGCCCGCCTCCATCGAGCAGGCCGCGGCCCAGGCCGGATACCCGGCCAAGGTGCTCTCCCTGATGGACGAGCTGACCCTCACGCTGCCCCGCAAGATCCGCAACGAGACCCGCAAGGCCTTCGAGGCCGAGGGCCGGGACTGGGCCGAGCACCCGGCCGACGCCGTCATCGACCGGATGGTCGATGAGTTCGGGCGCCCCGGGCGCAGCGGCGGCGGCGGGTTCTACGCGTACGACGAGGCGGGCAAGCGCGCCGGGATCTGGCCGGGGCTGCGGGAGCACTTCGGCAAGGCCGGGGCCGAGATCCCCTTCGAGGACATGAAGGAGCGGATGCTCTTCTCCGAGGCGCTGGACACCGTCCGCTGCTTCGACGAGGGGGTCCTGACCTCGTACGCCGACGCCAACATCGGCTCCATCATGGGCATCGGCTTCCCGGCCTGGACCGGCGGCGTGATCCAGTACATCAACGGCTACGAGGGCGGCCTGGCCGGCTTCGTGGCCCGCGCCCGCGAGCTGGCCGAGCAGTACGGCGAGCGCTTCACACCGCCCGCCTCCCTGGTGGAGAAGGCCGGGCGGGGAGAGACGTACGCCGACTGA
- a CDS encoding AMP-dependent synthetase/ligase gives MPTKLRLPAPPEELTLPALLARNAAEHGDLPALSWREGPDGTAWTTLSWSDVRRKVAVLAAGYASLGVGRGEHVLLMMGNRPEHWLTDLALVHLGAVPVTVYGTSAPEQIAHIARHSRARLAVVEGARELVRWEPLLADPGVPLERLVVAEAPEAGPHSTYGSVYAGGARLHRSEAFEKAWREARSEDPLTVVYTSGTTGDPKGVRLTHRNIVLQSVRLDGHIELPEHAEHLCYLPFAHIAERILGIYLPLLRAAHVRLCADPAAVSVAVRELHPVQFFGVPRVWEKLAASVRAVLGRLPEEQRGAIEAANDLARERAGHRERGEEVPAALEASYARAKERVLDPLLTLAGLDRLVWTASATAPMPIDVVRFWAGWGITIMDAWGLTETSGVCTVNSPDGFRLGSVGRPIQGLELRIAEDGEIFTRGETVFGGYLLPDGSVESACDEAGWFPTGDIGRLDEAGFLWLTDRKKELIITSNGKNVSPALVENTVKEHPLIGQALVHGDGRPYLVALLVLDPELGPAWAQAHGINSADAEAATPAELAAHPAVREEIARAVAAANARLNRTEQIKRYRLLTEEWGPESGELTPSLKLRRRVVREQYAELIEGLYAEPYEAS, from the coding sequence ATGCCCACGAAACTGCGCCTGCCCGCACCTCCCGAAGAACTCACCCTGCCCGCCCTGCTGGCGCGCAACGCCGCCGAACACGGCGACCTTCCCGCCCTCTCGTGGCGCGAAGGCCCCGACGGTACGGCCTGGACGACCCTCAGCTGGTCGGACGTCCGCCGCAAGGTGGCCGTCCTCGCCGCCGGCTACGCCTCCCTCGGCGTCGGACGCGGCGAGCACGTCCTGCTGATGATGGGCAACCGCCCCGAGCACTGGCTCACCGACCTCGCCCTGGTCCACCTCGGCGCCGTCCCCGTCACCGTGTACGGGACCTCCGCGCCCGAGCAGATCGCCCACATAGCCCGCCACAGCCGGGCCCGGCTCGCCGTGGTCGAGGGCGCCCGGGAGCTGGTCCGGTGGGAGCCGCTGCTGGCCGACCCCGGGGTCCCGCTGGAACGGCTCGTCGTGGCCGAGGCCCCCGAGGCGGGCCCGCACTCGACGTACGGGTCGGTCTACGCCGGCGGCGCCCGGCTGCACCGCTCCGAGGCCTTCGAGAAGGCCTGGCGGGAGGCCCGCTCGGAGGACCCGCTGACCGTCGTCTACACCTCGGGCACCACCGGCGACCCCAAGGGGGTGCGCCTGACCCACCGCAACATCGTGCTCCAGTCCGTCCGCCTCGACGGGCACATCGAGCTGCCGGAGCACGCCGAGCACCTCTGCTACCTGCCCTTCGCGCACATAGCCGAGCGGATCCTCGGCATCTACCTCCCGCTCCTGCGGGCCGCCCACGTCCGGCTGTGCGCCGACCCGGCCGCCGTGTCGGTCGCGGTGCGCGAGCTGCACCCGGTGCAGTTCTTCGGGGTGCCACGGGTGTGGGAGAAGCTGGCCGCCTCCGTACGGGCGGTGCTCGGGCGGCTTCCCGAGGAGCAGCGCGGCGCCATCGAAGCGGCCAACGACCTGGCGCGGGAGCGGGCGGGCCACCGGGAGCGCGGCGAGGAGGTCCCGGCCGCGCTCGAAGCCTCGTACGCCCGGGCCAAGGAACGGGTGCTGGACCCGCTGCTGACGCTGGCCGGGCTGGACCGGCTGGTCTGGACGGCCAGTGCCACCGCGCCGATGCCGATCGACGTGGTCCGCTTCTGGGCGGGCTGGGGGATCACCATCATGGACGCCTGGGGGCTGACCGAGACCTCCGGGGTGTGCACGGTCAACAGCCCGGACGGCTTCCGGCTGGGCTCCGTGGGCCGCCCGATCCAGGGGCTGGAGCTGAGGATCGCCGAGGACGGGGAGATCTTCACGCGCGGGGAGACGGTCTTCGGCGGGTACCTCCTGCCGGACGGCTCGGTGGAGAGCGCCTGCGACGAGGCGGGCTGGTTCCCGACGGGGGACATCGGCCGGCTCGACGAGGCGGGGTTCCTCTGGCTGACCGACCGCAAGAAGGAACTGATCATCACCTCGAACGGGAAGAACGTCTCGCCCGCCCTGGTGGAGAACACCGTCAAGGAGCACCCGCTGATCGGGCAGGCCCTGGTGCACGGCGACGGCCGCCCCTACCTCGTCGCCCTCCTCGTCCTGGACCCCGAACTCGGCCCGGCCTGGGCGCAGGCCCATGGCATCAACAGTGCGGACGCCGAGGCCGCCACGCCCGCGGAGCTCGCCGCGCACCCGGCCGTACGGGAGGAGATCGCCCGGGCCGTCGCGGCCGCCAACGCCCGGCTCAACCGCACCGAGCAGATCAAGCGCTACCGGCTGCTGACCGAGGAGTGGGGGCCGGAGTCGGGGGAGCTGACCCCGTCGCTGAAACTGCGCCGCCGGGTGGTCCGGGAGCAGTACGCGGAGCTGATCGAGGGGCTGTACGCCGAGCCGTACGAAGCCTCGTAG
- a CDS encoding acetyl-CoA C-acetyltransferase → MSTEAYVYDAIRTPRGRGKANGSLHGTKPIDLVVGLIHALRERNPGLDPATIDDIVLGVVSPVGDQGSDIARIAAIAAGLPDTVAGVQENRFCASGLEAVNMAAAKVRSGWEDLVLAGGVESMSRVPMASDGGAWFNDPMTGWVTDFVPQGIGADLIATIEGFSRRDVDEYAALSQERAAAAIKDGRFAKSLVPVTDRNGLVVLDHDEFVRPGTTADTLARLKSSFADIGELGGFDAVALQKYHWVEKIDHVHHAGNSSGIVDGASLVAIGSREAGERNGLTPRARIVSAAVSGSEPTIMLTGPAPATRKALAKAGLTIDDIDLIEINEAFAGVVLRFVKDMGVSLDKVNVNGGAIALGHPLGATGAMILGTVVDELERQDKRYGLVTLCVGGGMGVATIVERL, encoded by the coding sequence GTGAGCACCGAAGCGTACGTATACGACGCGATCCGCACGCCGCGCGGCCGAGGCAAGGCCAACGGCTCCCTGCACGGCACCAAGCCGATCGACCTGGTCGTCGGCCTGATCCACGCCCTGCGCGAGCGCAACCCCGGCCTGGACCCCGCCACCATCGACGACATCGTGCTCGGCGTCGTCAGCCCGGTCGGCGACCAGGGATCCGACATCGCCCGGATCGCGGCGATCGCCGCCGGCCTGCCGGACACCGTGGCGGGCGTCCAGGAGAACCGCTTCTGCGCCTCGGGCCTCGAAGCCGTCAACATGGCCGCCGCGAAGGTCCGTTCCGGCTGGGAGGACCTGGTCCTTGCGGGCGGCGTGGAATCGATGTCCCGCGTCCCGATGGCCTCGGACGGCGGAGCGTGGTTCAACGACCCGATGACGGGATGGGTCACCGACTTCGTCCCGCAGGGCATCGGCGCCGACCTGATCGCCACGATCGAGGGATTCTCCCGGCGCGACGTGGACGAGTACGCCGCCCTGTCCCAGGAGCGGGCCGCCGCCGCCATCAAGGACGGCCGCTTCGCCAAGTCGCTCGTCCCGGTCACCGACCGCAACGGACTGGTGGTCCTGGACCACGACGAGTTCGTCCGCCCCGGCACCACCGCCGACACCCTCGCCCGGCTGAAGTCCTCCTTCGCGGACATCGGCGAGCTCGGCGGCTTCGACGCCGTGGCCCTGCAGAAGTACCACTGGGTCGAGAAGATCGACCACGTCCACCACGCGGGCAACTCCTCCGGCATCGTCGACGGCGCCTCCCTCGTCGCGATCGGCTCCCGAGAGGCGGGGGAGCGCAACGGTCTGACGCCCCGAGCCCGGATCGTCTCGGCCGCCGTCTCCGGCTCCGAGCCCACCATCATGCTCACCGGCCCCGCCCCGGCCACCCGCAAGGCCCTCGCCAAGGCCGGGCTGACCATCGACGACATCGACCTGATCGAGATCAACGAGGCCTTCGCCGGCGTCGTGCTCCGCTTCGTCAAGGACATGGGCGTCTCCCTGGACAAGGTCAACGTCAACGGCGGCGCCATCGCGCTCGGCCACCCGCTCGGCGCCACCGGCGCGATGATCCTCGGCACCGTCGTCGACGAACTGGAGCGCCAGGACAAGCGCTACGGCCTCGTCACCCTCTGCGTCGGCGGCGGCATGGGCGTCGCCACCATCGTCGAACGCCTCTGA
- the aspT gene encoding aspartate-alanine antiporter, protein MGVLQDHPELALFLCLAAGYLLGKVRVGPITLGGICGTLIVSLLLGAWAKIEIDADVKTIFFALFIFALGYMAGPQFFANLNRKSMRFFALCFIELVSVLGLAYLLAKAFDLDVGTASGILAGAATESAVVGTATEAIGKLPDLTADQISTYQGHVATAYTVCYLFGLVTIVIYTSQIMPMLLRTNLAEASRELWEKMRGGGSGGLESDEREAVPGLVGRTHLVTLADGRTVGNLEAAFDGRVTVEAVRRGSKDLTPAPDLELLLSDLVLVVGRRSEAIAAGRAIGPETPGIPGVDTPLATRQVAMTDKSVAGKSLDEIRATHAEFGRSGVYVTDVLRGEQHLPANPDTIVERGDVVTLVGARSGLNRIVAKIGTVAKNDATDFIYLGLGIAIGSLIGQIVVRAGGVPLSLGTGGGCLISGLLFGWFRSRRQTFGAFPPQAATTIKDMGLAVFIACTGLTSGPQAWPLLKEYGALLPFAGIAMVLVPATISLVVGRKFLKIEKPLLIGAIAGQQCSTPAITSVTQVAQSSVPMLGYTITYALSNFLLPLTGPILVGILGA, encoded by the coding sequence ATGGGTGTGCTGCAGGACCACCCCGAACTCGCCCTGTTCCTCTGCCTGGCGGCCGGCTACCTCCTCGGCAAGGTGCGCGTCGGCCCGATCACCCTCGGCGGCATCTGCGGCACGCTGATCGTGTCGCTCCTGCTCGGCGCCTGGGCCAAGATCGAGATCGACGCCGACGTGAAGACGATCTTCTTCGCGCTCTTCATCTTCGCCCTCGGCTACATGGCCGGGCCGCAGTTCTTCGCCAACCTCAACCGCAAGAGCATGCGCTTCTTCGCGCTCTGCTTCATCGAGCTCGTCAGCGTGCTCGGCCTCGCCTACCTGCTGGCCAAGGCCTTCGACCTCGACGTCGGTACCGCGTCGGGCATCCTCGCCGGCGCGGCCACCGAATCCGCGGTGGTCGGCACCGCCACCGAGGCGATCGGCAAACTGCCCGACCTGACCGCGGACCAGATCTCCACCTACCAGGGTCACGTGGCCACCGCGTACACGGTCTGCTACCTCTTCGGCCTGGTCACCATCGTCATCTACACCAGCCAGATCATGCCGATGCTGCTGCGGACCAACCTCGCGGAGGCCTCGCGCGAGCTGTGGGAGAAGATGCGCGGCGGCGGCTCCGGCGGCCTGGAGAGCGACGAGCGCGAGGCGGTGCCCGGCCTGGTCGGGCGGACCCACCTGGTCACCCTTGCCGACGGCCGCACCGTCGGGAACCTGGAGGCGGCCTTCGACGGCCGGGTCACCGTGGAGGCCGTCCGGCGCGGCTCCAAGGACCTCACTCCCGCCCCGGACCTCGAACTCCTCCTCTCCGACCTCGTCCTCGTCGTCGGCCGCCGCTCCGAGGCCATCGCGGCGGGCCGGGCCATCGGCCCGGAGACCCCCGGCATCCCGGGCGTGGACACCCCGCTGGCCACCCGGCAGGTCGCCATGACCGACAAGTCGGTCGCCGGCAAGTCGCTGGACGAGATCCGCGCCACCCACGCGGAGTTCGGGCGCAGCGGCGTGTACGTGACCGACGTGCTCCGCGGCGAGCAGCACCTGCCCGCCAACCCGGACACCATCGTCGAGCGCGGTGACGTCGTCACCCTCGTGGGCGCCCGCTCGGGGCTGAACCGGATCGTGGCGAAGATCGGCACGGTGGCCAAGAACGACGCCACCGACTTCATCTACCTCGGTCTGGGCATCGCGATCGGCTCGCTCATCGGGCAGATCGTGGTCCGGGCCGGCGGGGTCCCGCTCTCGCTCGGCACCGGCGGCGGCTGCCTGATCTCGGGCCTGCTCTTCGGCTGGTTCCGCTCCCGCCGGCAGACCTTCGGCGCCTTCCCGCCGCAAGCCGCCACCACCATCAAGGACATGGGGCTCGCGGTCTTCATCGCCTGCACCGGTCTGACCTCGGGTCCGCAGGCCTGGCCGCTGCTCAAGGAGTACGGGGCCCTGCTGCCGTTCGCCGGGATCGCCATGGTCCTCGTACCGGCCACGATCTCGCTGGTCGTCGGGCGCAAGTTCCTGAAGATCGAGAAGCCGTTGCTGATCGGCGCCATCGCCGGACAGCAGTGCTCCACACCGGCCATCACCTCGGTCACGCAGGTGGCGCAGAGCTCGGTGCCGATGCTCGGCTACACGATCACCTACGCGCTCTCCAACTTCCTGCTCCCGCTCACCGGACCGATCCTCGTCGGGATCCTCGGCGCCTGA